The following are encoded in a window of Candida dubliniensis CD36 chromosome 4, complete sequence genomic DNA:
- a CDS encoding ER lumen protein retaining receptor (HDEL receptor), putative (Similar to S. cerevisiae ERD2;~In S. cerevisiae: HDEL receptor, an integral membrane protein that binds to the HDEL motif in proteins destined for retention in the endoplasmic reticulum; has a role in maintenance of normal levels of ER-resident proteins): MNIFRFFGDLSHLASIFILLYAIEQNRSTNGLSLKTQVLYVVVYLTRYLDLFTKFYSFYNTLLKLVFIASSIYTVYIMVYKYKKPIQENIDNFPIKFLIGGAIFASLIFTHKYTIGEIVWSFSLWLEAISILPQLYILQKTGEAENITTHYIFALGIYRALYIPNWIYRYFAEGHFDFVSVLAGLLQTGIYSDFFYIYYTKVLNGKKFELPV; this comes from the coding sequence ATGAATATATTTCGTTTCTTTGGAGATCTTTCTCATTTAGCCAGTATATTTATCTTATTATATGCCATTGAACAAAATCGATCAACCAATGGATTATCATTGAAAACCCAAGTTTTATACGTTGTGGTTTATTTAACAAGATATCTCGATTTATTCAcaaaattttattcattttataacacattattaaaacttgttttcattgcatcatcaatttataCCGTTTATATAATggtttataaatataaaaagcccattcaagaaaatattgataatttcccaattaaatttttgattggtGGAGCAATATTTGCCAGTTTAATTTTCACTCATAAATATACCATTGGTGAAATTGTTTGgtcattttctttatggTTAGAAgcaatatcaattttacctcaattatatatattacaaAAAACTGGTGAAGCAGAAAATATTACTACTCATTATATTTTCGCTCTTGGGATTTATCGAGCATTATATATTCCAAATTGGATTTATAGATATTTTGCTGAAGGtcattttgattttgtttcaGTATTGGCAGGGTTATTACAAACTGGTATCTATTCtgatttcttttatatttattacaCCAAAGTATTGAATGGTAAGAAATTTGAATTACCTGTATAA
- a CDS encoding proteasome component, putative (Similar to S. cerevisiae PRE7) produces the protein MSSVQTTVASEYSSEIQTVPIEHRFNPYSDNGGTVLGIAGEDFAVLAGDTRQVEGYSIQSRYESKIHDVGDDILMTANGFAADGIALIDRFKQSLIWYKFDNNGKKLAIKSAARYIQQLLYGKRLFPYYVSTLIAGLDEEGKGAVYSYDPVGSYEREQCRAGGAAASLIMPFLDNQVNFKNQFVPGTDGKEKKPLKYLTLEEVIQLVRDAFTSAGERHIYVGDGLEIKIVTKDGIRTEYYPLKRD, from the coding sequence ATGTCTTCGGTACAAACAACAGTAGCATCAGAATATTCATCAGAAATACAAACAGTACCCATTGAACATCGATTCAATCCATATTCTGATAATGGAGGTACGGTTTTAGGTATTGCTGGAGAAGATTTTGCTGTATTAGCCGGCGATACAAGACAAGTTGAAGGTTATTCAATACAATCACGATATGAAAGTAAGATTCATGatgttggtgatgataTTTTAATGACGGCTAATGGATTTGCTGCTGATGGAATAGCATTAATAGATCGATTTAAACAACTGTTAATTTGgtataaatttgataataatgggAAAAAATTAGCTATTAAAAGTGCTGCAAGatatattcaacaattattatatgGTAAAAGACTTTTCCCATATTATGTCAGTACTTTAATTGCTGGATTAGATGAAGAAGGTAAGGGGGCAGTATATTCTTATGATCCAGTTGGTTCATATGAAAGAGAACAATGTAGAGCTGGTGGTGCTGCTGCTAGTTTAATTATGCCATTTTTAGATAATCAagtcaatttcaaaaatcaatttgttccAGGAACTGATGGTAAAGAGAAAAAAccattgaaatatttgacATTAGAAGAAGTGATTCAATTAGTTAGAGATGCTTTCACTTCTGCTGGAGAAAGACATATTTATGTTGGTGATGGGTTAGAAATAAAGATTGTGACTAAAGATGGTATTAGAACTGAATATTATCCATTGAAGAGAGATTAA
- a CDS encoding mitochondrial import inner membrane translocase subunit, putative (Similar to S. cerevisiae TIM13;~In S. cerevisiae: mitochondrial intermembrane space protein, forms a complex with TIm8p that mediates import and insertion of a subset of polytopic inner membrane proteins; may prevent aggregation of incoming proteins in a chaperone-like manner), translating to MAFWNSSSSSSSTQTDSSSSSTSTASLKSQQIKQDLQNQISQELAAANATELVRTITENCFDKCILIPKDTLSPTELQCISQCREKYMRSWNVISKAYIGRIQQEQHH from the coding sequence ATGGCATTTTGGaactcatcatcatcatcgtcatcgaCTCAAACTGAttcctcttcctcctcTACTTCCACGGCATCATTAAAATCtcaacaaatcaaacaagatcttcaaaatcaaatcagtCAAGAATTAGCTGCTGCCAATGCTACTGAATTAGTAAGAACAATCACtgaaaattgttttgataaatGTATTTTGATTCCTAAAGATACTTTATCGCCTACAGAATTACAATGTATTTCTCAATGTAGAGAAAAATACATGAGATCTTGGAATGTGATTTCTAAAGCTTATATTGGTAGAatacaacaagaacaacaccattaa